A single region of the Thermodesulfatator indicus DSM 15286 genome encodes:
- a CDS encoding TIGR03960 family B12-binding radical SAM protein encodes MSNWASRFEEILAKVRKPSRYLGREINTVFRPFEEVRLRVCLVFPDLYEVGMSHIGLLILYLILSQREDIFVDRAYAPARDLEELLRKEKIPYLSLTARRPLKDFDLIGMSFPYELCATNLVNILELSGIPLLARERRENDPIILGGGSVVSNPEPVADFYDALIIGEGEEAILEVVDVMTSAREARASRKEILNALSEIPGIYVPSFFKPVYEKGRFKALEPLKPDYEKIKRRVVPDLDVVPYDWRPIVPWMEIAHDRLALEISRGCTRGCRFCQASSFYRPVRERSPKRLLEMAEEGLAATGWDEISFLSLSAGDYTCLTELIVGFNRRFLPEKIAISLPSLRVGSLNETIISEIRKVRKTGFTLAPEAGTERLRRVINKDIREEDLFDTALKAFEAGWRHLKLYFMIGLPTETEKDLEGIVRLSKRLTRIKGRIGPQVNVSVSTFVPKPHTAFQWERQITLAETREKLTWLKKALSGRKLKFKWHKPEQSFLEGVFSRGDRRLSALILEAYRRGARLDSWSDEFNFDVWLSAAESLGLDLEDFLRPRALDEPLPWDHLDLGVTKEFLLAEREHSLAQEISPDCRYKKCLKCGVCDFKVIKNVLAKDCEFPPVEPPKIEEEGRFTYRLIYQKRGFLRFLSQIELMNQFHRAVRRAKLPVAFSEGFHPLPRISFAKALPVGVESLGEIAAIELLKQLEPDEIKFRLNQELPEEIKVLDVSFSSPKEALEVPDEVLYEIILPEPVPQEKIDAFMAKRSVTLRVRRGKKIKELELRPFVLNLKTQGNRLLLILFEPREGGVRAQEVVAALLEVSPEELEVKRIVKKQIL; translated from the coding sequence ATGAGTAATTGGGCGAGCCGTTTTGAAGAGATACTGGCCAAGGTGCGCAAGCCTTCACGTTATCTGGGCCGGGAAATAAATACTGTCTTTCGTCCCTTTGAAGAAGTGCGCCTAAGGGTGTGCCTGGTCTTTCCTGACCTTTATGAAGTGGGCATGTCTCATATAGGGCTCCTTATTCTTTATCTGATTTTGAGCCAGCGAGAGGACATCTTTGTTGACAGGGCCTATGCTCCGGCCAGAGACCTTGAAGAACTTTTGCGTAAAGAAAAAATTCCCTATCTTTCTCTCACGGCCAGGCGTCCTCTAAAAGACTTTGATTTAATTGGTATGAGCTTTCCCTATGAATTATGTGCTACTAACCTGGTCAATATCCTTGAACTTTCGGGGATTCCTCTTTTAGCTCGAGAGCGCCGAGAAAATGACCCTATTATCCTCGGTGGAGGCTCGGTAGTCTCAAACCCTGAACCAGTAGCTGATTTTTATGATGCCTTGATTATCGGTGAAGGCGAAGAGGCTATTCTTGAGGTAGTCGATGTTATGACTTCAGCCCGTGAAGCCCGCGCTTCTCGGAAAGAAATACTCAATGCTTTATCGGAGATACCTGGTATTTACGTGCCTTCTTTTTTTAAACCCGTTTACGAAAAGGGGCGCTTTAAGGCCCTTGAGCCTTTAAAACCTGATTACGAAAAGATAAAGCGCCGCGTAGTGCCAGACTTAGACGTGGTACCCTATGACTGGCGGCCCATTGTTCCCTGGATGGAAATAGCTCATGATCGCCTGGCCCTTGAGATCTCTCGTGGTTGTACTCGCGGTTGTAGGTTTTGTCAGGCAAGCAGTTTTTACCGCCCGGTGCGCGAAAGGAGCCCCAAGCGCCTTCTTGAAATGGCCGAAGAGGGGCTTGCCGCCACCGGCTGGGACGAAATTTCTTTTCTTTCCCTTTCAGCCGGTGATTATACCTGCCTCACCGAGCTTATCGTCGGTTTTAACCGACGCTTTTTACCAGAAAAAATAGCCATTTCCCTTCCTTCTCTGCGGGTGGGAAGCTTAAACGAGACCATAATCTCTGAAATTAGAAAGGTGCGCAAAACCGGTTTTACCCTGGCTCCCGAAGCGGGCACCGAGCGTTTGCGGCGGGTTATCAACAAAGACATACGCGAAGAAGATCTTTTTGACACCGCCCTTAAAGCTTTTGAAGCGGGCTGGCGGCATTTAAAACTTTATTTTATGATTGGTCTTCCTACGGAAACAGAAAAAGACCTTGAAGGCATAGTGCGTCTTTCAAAAAGACTTACCAGAATAAAAGGAAGAATAGGCCCACAGGTAAATGTCTCTGTCTCTACCTTTGTACCTAAGCCGCATACGGCCTTTCAATGGGAGCGCCAGATAACCCTTGCTGAAACCAGAGAGAAGCTTACCTGGCTAAAAAAGGCCCTTTCAGGACGCAAATTAAAGTTCAAATGGCACAAGCCTGAGCAGAGTTTCCTTGAGGGGGTATTTTCAAGGGGAGACAGACGCCTTTCAGCCCTAATTTTAGAGGCCTATCGTAGGGGGGCAAGGCTTGATAGCTGGAGCGATGAGTTCAACTTTGATGTGTGGCTTTCGGCGGCTGAGAGCCTGGGTCTTGACCTTGAGGACTTTTTAAGGCCCCGCGCGCTTGATGAGCCTCTTCCTTGGGACCACCTTGATCTCGGTGTTACCAAAGAATTCCTATTGGCCGAAAGAGAACATTCTTTGGCCCAGGAAATTTCACCTGATTGCCGCTATAAAAAGTGCCTTAAGTGTGGGGTTTGTGACTTTAAAGTTATAAAAAATGTCCTGGCCAAAGATTGTGAATTTCCTCCTGTTGAGCCACCCAAAATTGAAGAAGAAGGCCGTTTTACTTACCGTCTGATTTATCAGAAAAGAGGATTTCTTCGGTTTCTATCCCAGATTGAACTTATGAACCAGTTTCACCGAGCGGTAAGAAGGGCCAAGCTCCCTGTGGCCTTTAGCGAGGGTTTCCATCCTCTTCCTCGTATATCTTTCGCCAAGGCCTTGCCTGTAGGTGTTGAAAGCCTTGGCGAGATAGCGGCCATTGAACTGCTTAAACAACTTGAGCCAGATGAAATAAAATTTCGTTTAAATCAAGAGTTACCAGAAGAAATCAAAGTTTTAGATGTGTCTTTTTCTTCACCTAAGGAGGCCTTAGAAGTCCCTGATGAGGTCTTATACGAAATAATTCTTCCTGAACCTGTGCCCCAAGAGAAAATAGATGCGTTTATGGCTAAACGAAGCGTTACTTTAAGGGTGCGTCGCGGTAAAAAGATAAAAGAACTAGAGTTAAGGCCTTTTGTGCTTAACCTTAAAACCCAGGGCAACAGGTTATTGTTGATCCTTTTTGAGCCCAGAGAGGGTGGTGTGCGGGCCCAAGAAGTGGTAGCGGCCTTGCTGGAAGTCTCTCCTGAGGAATTAGAAGTTAAGCGTATCGTCAAAAAGCAAATTTTATAA
- the galU gene encoding UTP--glucose-1-phosphate uridylyltransferase GalU, whose protein sequence is MSHSTIRKAVLPVAGLGTRFLPATKAIPKEMLTVVDRPTIQYIVEEAVNSGVKQVILVTSSGKSAIENHFDYSYELESYLEAKGKLKLLEEVRRVTNLIEDIISVRQKKPLGLGHAIYVTRHVVGREPFAVLLGDDLVDSEIPCLKQMIEIFGEFKGPVIAVQRVPKEEIFRYGIVAGEKVGDRIIRVREMKEKPEPGEIDSDLAIIGRYILIPEIYDYLARTKPGVGGEIQLTDALSALKDDYPVYAYEFEGTRYDAGDKFGFMQAVITFALKHPEIGEKVKQFLKEKINNL, encoded by the coding sequence ATGTCTCATTCTACTATTAGAAAGGCTGTTCTTCCGGTAGCAGGGCTTGGCACGCGCTTTTTGCCGGCCACTAAGGCCATTCCTAAAGAAATGTTAACCGTGGTTGACCGTCCTACCATTCAATATATCGTAGAAGAGGCCGTTAACTCCGGGGTAAAACAGGTAATCTTAGTAACGTCTTCTGGGAAATCGGCCATTGAAAACCACTTTGACTACTCCTATGAACTAGAATCTTACCTTGAGGCCAAAGGTAAGCTAAAGCTCCTTGAAGAAGTTAGACGGGTAACCAACTTAATAGAAGATATTATCTCGGTACGCCAGAAAAAGCCCCTAGGTCTCGGGCATGCAATTTATGTAACCCGGCATGTGGTAGGGCGTGAACCCTTTGCCGTGCTTTTGGGAGATGACCTGGTAGATTCAGAGATTCCCTGCCTTAAGCAGATGATAGAAATTTTTGGAGAATTTAAGGGCCCGGTTATAGCCGTGCAACGGGTTCCCAAAGAGGAAATTTTTCGTTACGGCATAGTGGCTGGCGAAAAAGTGGGAGATAGGATTATCAGAGTGCGAGAGATGAAAGAAAAGCCCGAACCAGGAGAAATTGATTCTGACTTAGCTATTATCGGCCGCTACATTTTGATTCCAGAGATTTACGATTACCTAGCCAGGACCAAGCCCGGAGTTGGTGGCGAAATCCAGCTAACCGACGCCCTTTCAGCTTTAAAAGACGACTACCCGGTTTATGCTTACGAATTTGAAGGCACCCGTTACGATGCCGGAGATAAATTTGGTTTTATGCAAGCAGTTATAACTTTTGCCCTAAAACATCCAGAGATAGGAGAAAAGGTCAAACAATTTTTAAAAGAAAAAATTAATAATCTTTAG
- a CDS encoding zinc ribbon domain-containing protein, translated as MVSEVKCLNCGKRFKLKGESRVDDFLSLPCPECGGTLEPIKNKQSEKEDLVDTVDEPALLIDKSLALVFWDIAEEKGKLLKDLIKTGYEVRLLKKPSLLTQWLRFETPALVVLAAEEEKIRPYIDILNSLPMPERRQIFVVWITDKARTLDPRPAFLASVEIVVNTSDIPRFSEILNRGQKIWRDFYYPFKQVEESLAKEI; from the coding sequence ATGGTGAGCGAAGTAAAATGTCTTAACTGTGGTAAGCGTTTTAAACTTAAAGGAGAATCGCGGGTAGATGATTTTCTTTCGTTACCTTGCCCGGAGTGTGGCGGAACCCTTGAACCTATAAAAAATAAACAAAGCGAAAAAGAAGACCTGGTTGACACTGTTGATGAGCCTGCTCTTCTTATAGATAAATCTCTAGCTCTCGTGTTCTGGGATATTGCTGAGGAAAAAGGGAAGCTTTTAAAAGACCTGATAAAAACTGGCTATGAAGTGCGCCTTCTAAAAAAGCCTTCGCTTCTTACCCAGTGGTTGCGTTTTGAAACACCTGCTCTCGTAGTTTTGGCGGCAGAAGAAGAAAAAATAAGGCCTTATATCGATATTTTGAATTCATTACCTATGCCTGAAAGGAGACAGATCTTTGTCGTCTGGATAACGGATAAGGCCCGTACTCTTGACCCTCGTCCGGCCTTTCTGGCTAGTGTAGAGATAGTGGTAAATACCAGTGATATCCCTCGCTTTTCTGAAATTCTTAACCGGGGCCAAAAAATCTGGCGAGACTTTTATTATCCTTTTAAGCAGGTGGAAGAATCTCTTGCCAAAGAAATTTAA
- a CDS encoding type IV pilus twitching motility protein PilT produces the protein MIRPAELVELISRLAETRERISDLVFTPGRPLQVAADGKLYPVELPSFSLKKLTPFQTEVLAFGLIGKQRRLLKDLLRTGSADFSYHLPDGTRFRVNVFSSQGAYSIVMRKLASRPPRIKDLGLPKACYKIAKEKAGIVLVTGATGQGKTTTLAAILEEINHSEPLHIITLEDPVEYVHPPALSTFNQRELGRDFDSFANGLRAALRQAPHVILVGEIRDRDTMEVALSAAETGHLVFSTMHTVGAGNTINRILGFFNIDEERQVRMRLADTVRWIVGQKLIPKKEGGRVAIFDILYNNIRAKETIIKGEDENRTFYDIMTKGSPYSMQTFDQHLLYLYDKGIITEEVALAYCARRDVVGRGIDLIKTKRGERTSDLEESLEIEIENRRKW, from the coding sequence ATGATAAGACCGGCGGAATTAGTAGAACTCATTTCTCGCCTTGCCGAAACCAGAGAACGGATAAGTGATTTGGTATTCACCCCCGGACGGCCCCTACAGGTGGCCGCTGACGGCAAACTTTATCCCGTAGAACTTCCCTCGTTTTCTTTAAAAAAACTTACTCCTTTTCAAACCGAAGTCCTGGCCTTTGGCCTCATAGGCAAACAAAGGCGCCTTTTAAAAGATTTGTTGCGCACAGGTTCGGCTGATTTTTCCTATCACCTGCCTGATGGTACTCGTTTCAGGGTAAATGTCTTTTCTTCACAGGGGGCTTATTCCATTGTGATGAGAAAGCTGGCCTCAAGGCCACCGCGTATCAAAGACTTGGGCCTTCCCAAAGCCTGCTACAAAATAGCCAAGGAAAAAGCAGGCATTGTCCTGGTAACCGGTGCCACAGGCCAGGGTAAAACCACAACCCTTGCGGCTATTCTTGAAGAAATAAACCATTCTGAACCACTACACATCATTACCCTTGAAGATCCGGTGGAATACGTTCATCCCCCGGCTTTATCTACCTTTAACCAGAGGGAGCTTGGTAGAGACTTTGATTCCTTTGCTAATGGTTTAAGGGCGGCTTTGCGTCAGGCCCCTCACGTAATCCTTGTGGGAGAAATTCGTGATCGTGACACCATGGAAGTGGCTCTTTCGGCGGCGGAGACTGGTCACCTGGTATTTTCCACTATGCACACCGTAGGCGCGGGGAATACCATCAACCGTATTCTTGGCTTTTTCAATATAGACGAAGAAAGACAGGTGCGTATGCGTCTGGCCGATACTGTGCGCTGGATAGTGGGCCAAAAACTTATTCCCAAAAAAGAAGGAGGCCGGGTGGCTATCTTTGACATCCTTTATAACAATATTCGGGCCAAGGAAACCATCATCAAAGGTGAAGACGAAAACAGGACCTTTTACGACATTATGACTAAAGGCTCTCCTTATTCCATGCAAACTTTTGATCAGCATCTACTTTACTTATACGATAAAGGAATCATCACCGAAGAAGTGGCACTGGCTTATTGTGCGCGAAGGGATGTAGTAGGCCGAGGTATTGATTTGATAAAGACCAAGCGCGGGGAAAGAACCAGTGACCTTGAAGAATCCCTTGAAATTGAAATAGAAAACCGGAGGAAATGGTGA
- a CDS encoding type IV pilus twitching motility protein PilT, whose translation MAKIDAFLKLMVESGASDLHMASGNPPLMRIHGDLQRVKYKVLENDELKAMLYEITPEDRIKVFEETGDIDFGFELPGLARFRVNMFQQKNGVGAVFRLIPSQVKTAEELGLPPILTKLAMLPKGLVLVTGPTGSGKSTTLAAIIDYANKNRQDHILTIEDPIEFVHKSYGCLVNQREVGVHTKSFAAALRSALREDPDIIMVGEMRDLETISLAIEAAMTGHLVLATLHTLNAPKTVDRIIEIFPHEQQPQVRSTLADALRAVVSQTMFKRIDKPGRVVAFEILIATPAARNLIREGKTYQLPSVIQTGKRFGMRSLDDSIMELLQKGYISPEEALNKAVDKARFLPLVNNKELSDFTEVPS comes from the coding sequence ATGGCCAAGATTGATGCCTTTTTAAAATTAATGGTAGAAAGTGGGGCCTCTGACCTGCACATGGCCTCGGGTAACCCCCCGCTTATGCGGATTCACGGTGATCTTCAGCGGGTGAAATACAAGGTCCTTGAAAACGACGAGTTAAAGGCCATGCTTTACGAAATTACCCCTGAAGATCGTATCAAGGTCTTTGAAGAAACTGGCGATATTGACTTTGGTTTTGAGCTACCAGGCCTGGCCCGTTTTCGTGTAAATATGTTCCAGCAAAAAAACGGCGTGGGCGCGGTCTTCAGGCTTATTCCCTCTCAGGTAAAGACCGCCGAAGAACTCGGGCTTCCGCCCATCCTTACCAAGCTCGCCATGCTGCCTAAAGGGCTTGTGCTGGTGACCGGGCCTACCGGCTCAGGTAAATCAACAACTCTTGCGGCTATCATTGATTACGCCAACAAAAATCGTCAGGACCACATTTTAACCATAGAAGACCCGATAGAATTTGTTCACAAGTCCTATGGCTGTCTGGTAAACCAGCGAGAGGTAGGAGTGCATACCAAAAGCTTTGCCGCGGCCTTGCGCTCTGCCTTACGTGAAGACCCGGACATCATCATGGTGGGTGAAATGCGAGACCTTGAGACTATTTCTCTCGCCATTGAAGCCGCTATGACCGGTCATTTGGTGCTGGCCACCCTTCATACCTTGAACGCTCCCAAAACCGTTGACCGTATCATTGAAATCTTTCCCCATGAACAACAACCCCAAGTTCGCTCAACTCTGGCCGATGCTTTACGAGCCGTGGTTTCACAAACCATGTTTAAGCGCATAGATAAGCCCGGGCGTGTGGTGGCCTTTGAGATCCTTATAGCCACGCCAGCGGCTAGAAACTTGATTCGCGAAGGCAAGACCTACCAGCTGCCTTCGGTTATCCAGACCGGAAAGAGGTTCGGCATGAGAAGCCTTGATGATTCTATCATGGAGTTGTTGCAAAAGGGTTATATTTCACCTGAGGAGGCCCTTAACAAGGCGGTGGATAAAGCCCGCTTCCTGCCTTTGGTGAATAATAAAGAACTCAGCGATTTTACCGAGGTGCCCTCATGA
- the ftsE gene encoding cell division ATP-binding protein FtsE, which yields MEDILRLERVSKVYKPNIRALDDITFSVAKGEFIFITGPSGSGKSTLLNLIFRAEKPTSGEIFFEGRPLSSFPRKEIPFLRRKIGFVFQDFKLLENHTVFENVAISLEIQDIPEGEIRYRVLKILKRLGLAGKENQLVKQLSGGEKQRVALARAVINRPRLLLADEPTGNLDARRTEEVMEIFEDLNAEGTTIILATHDHSLFVDSHRRVLLLDEGRLLNP from the coding sequence ATGGAAGATATTTTGCGTCTAGAACGGGTATCTAAAGTCTATAAACCGAACATTCGGGCCCTTGATGACATCACTTTCAGCGTGGCCAAGGGAGAGTTTATTTTTATAACCGGGCCAAGCGGTTCAGGGAAAAGCACCCTTCTTAACTTGATTTTCCGGGCCGAAAAACCGACTTCCGGAGAAATCTTTTTTGAAGGAAGGCCCCTTTCAAGTTTCCCCCGTAAAGAAATTCCCTTTTTAAGGCGTAAAATTGGCTTTGTTTTTCAGGATTTCAAACTCCTTGAGAATCACACTGTTTTTGAAAATGTAGCCATCTCCCTTGAAATTCAGGATATTCCCGAAGGAGAAATTAGATACCGGGTGCTCAAAATCTTAAAACGCCTGGGATTAGCCGGCAAAGAAAATCAGCTGGTAAAACAACTCTCAGGAGGAGAAAAGCAAAGAGTAGCCCTGGCCCGGGCGGTCATAAACAGGCCAAGGCTTCTTCTTGCCGATGAACCCACTGGAAACCTTGACGCTCGCCGCACAGAAGAAGTCATGGAAATCTTTGAAGACTTAAACGCCGAAGGTACTACTATCATCTTGGCCACCCACGATCATTCTCTTTTTGTGGACAGTCACCGGCGGGTTTTACTCTTAGATGAGGGGAGGTTACTTAACCCTTGA
- a CDS encoding cell division protein FtsX yields the protein MRQVFSRALKEFRSTPGTYVAATLVIALGLTVFSFFGLIYFNLIHFTEQIARELVLNVYLEPKTDSVIVQRLINEIEKNPMVAQVSFVPSDKVLEELSRLFEDQELVKDIKPDFLPPVLLVSFKDPFLALNKLKDFSEYLSQKKAVLKVQFAQSWLVRLANIKKFLEIFSLSGLILVGLATVFVISLVVRLSLAQREKELEILSLVGATPGFIQNPLIFLAAIQGLLASAMSLALVYFLKTYLDRAIKGFFPGFTGTLIFWDKLQLFSLALGVVLLCVIASYGASRRYLRY from the coding sequence TTGAGGCAGGTTTTTAGCCGAGCACTTAAAGAATTTCGCAGCACCCCTGGCACTTATGTGGCCGCTACTCTGGTTATTGCGCTGGGTTTGACGGTCTTTTCTTTTTTCGGGCTAATTTATTTCAATCTGATACATTTTACCGAACAAATTGCCAGGGAATTGGTGTTAAACGTTTATTTAGAACCTAAGACTGACTCTGTTATCGTCCAGAGATTAATCAACGAGATAGAAAAAAACCCGATGGTGGCTCAAGTTTCTTTTGTTCCCTCTGACAAAGTGTTAGAAGAGTTGAGTCGCCTTTTTGAGGATCAGGAACTGGTAAAAGATATAAAACCTGACTTTCTGCCCCCGGTTCTACTGGTTTCTTTTAAAGACCCTTTTCTGGCCCTAAACAAACTAAAAGACTTTTCGGAATACCTGTCACAAAAAAAGGCAGTATTAAAGGTCCAGTTTGCCCAGAGCTGGCTGGTAAGACTGGCCAATATTAAAAAATTTCTTGAAATTTTTTCTTTATCCGGCCTAATTCTTGTGGGCTTAGCCACGGTCTTTGTTATCAGCCTGGTCGTGCGTCTTTCCCTCGCGCAACGGGAAAAAGAGCTAGAAATTCTCTCTCTAGTAGGGGCAACTCCTGGATTTATTCAAAATCCCTTAATATTTCTGGCTGCCATTCAAGGTCTTTTGGCCTCAGCCATGTCTCTCGCCCTGGTTTATTTTTTAAAGACTTATCTTGACAGGGCCATAAAAGGCTTTTTCCCGGGTTTTACCGGAACTCTTATCTTCTGGGACAAATTACAGCTTTTCAGCTTAGCTTTAGGGGTGGTGTTACTTTGCGTAATAGCTTCTTATGGGGCCTCGCGGCGTTACTTGCGCTATTAG